In Patescibacteria group bacterium, the following are encoded in one genomic region:
- a CDS encoding dihydroorotase yields MRIDPHEHLRDREEAHKETIAHGLELATQQGVDVVFDMPNKKRPIISEPDVIDILELVPNDQHQRYFLYMGVTADPEQIKEAIECYGQRHFSHRIVGLKMFAGRSVGPLAVTTHTEQYQVYQTLTKLGYKGVLAAHCEKEDLMKPELWNRANPISHSWSRPKEAEIESIQDQIKFAIETGFAGTLHICHVSCPESVDVINNARGKIKITCGVTPHYLMWANEFMKKEANGLIYKVNPPLRVWPVVEGLRRCLQAGLIDWVETDHAPHAIGEKLFSQDPPSGIPSLYLYRDFVERFLPEDLGLSPEQIQALTCDNIIKAFGDKLSSLQSRFPT; encoded by the coding sequence ATGAGAATCGATCCACACGAGCATTTAAGGGATAGAGAAGAAGCCCATAAAGAAACGATTGCGCATGGTCTGGAATTAGCCACCCAACAGGGTGTTGATGTGGTATTTGATATGCCGAATAAAAAGAGACCAATTATTTCCGAACCTGACGTTATTGATATTTTGGAACTTGTCCCAAACGATCAACATCAAAGATACTTTTTATACATGGGAGTCACCGCGGATCCTGAACAAATAAAAGAAGCTATTGAATGTTATGGACAAAGACATTTTAGCCATCGAATCGTAGGTTTAAAAATGTTTGCCGGCAGATCAGTTGGTCCATTAGCAGTTACCACTCACACTGAACAGTATCAGGTTTATCAGACTTTGACCAAATTGGGGTATAAGGGAGTCTTAGCCGCGCATTGCGAGAAAGAAGACTTAATGAAACCCGAACTTTGGAATCGCGCCAACCCCATTTCACATTCTTGGTCGAGACCTAAAGAAGCTGAAATTGAATCTATTCAAGACCAAATTAAATTCGCGATTGAGACGGGTTTTGCTGGTACCCTGCATATTTGTCATGTTTCTTGCCCTGAATCAGTTGATGTGATTAATAACGCTCGGGGCAAAATCAAAATTACCTGTGGTGTCACTCCTCATTATTTAATGTGGGCTAATGAATTTATGAAAAAAGAGGCCAATGGTTTGATTTACAAAGTAAATCCTCCCTTGCGAGTTTGGCCGGTTGTAGAAGGACTTAGGAGATGCCTTCAAGCAGGTTTAATCGATTGGGTTGAAACTGACCATGCTCCTCACGCCATTGGCGAAAAACTATTTTCTCAAGATCCGCCGTCTGGCATCCCTTCCCTTTATCTTTATCGAGATTTTGTCGAACGCTTTTTGCCCGAGGATTTAGGTTTAAGTCCGGAGCAAATTCAAGCTTTAACTTGCGACAATATCATCAAAGCTTTTGGCGATAAATTGTCAAGCCTTCAGAGCAGGTTTCCTACTTAG
- a CDS encoding epoxyqueuosine reductase QueH, with translation MKKILLHICCGPCAISVVEKLRAEDFEVTGFYYNPNIQPKKEFQKRLKAVRQLAKIINLPIMVAKYEAEEHLVANENLEKPERCFACYKLRLEKTAQIAAAKNYKYFTTTLLVSPYQNLDKVRQIGGELAQKYHLEFIDRDFVSQFRQGHQKAHDLGLYCQKYCGCFYSLKNKS, from the coding sequence ATGAAAAAAATTTTGCTTCATATTTGTTGCGGGCCTTGCGCAATTTCGGTGGTGGAAAAATTAAGGGCTGAAGATTTTGAAGTTACAGGTTTCTATTATAATCCCAATATTCAGCCCAAAAAAGAATTTCAAAAAAGACTCAAAGCCGTTAGGCAATTGGCCAAAATTATTAATTTGCCAATCATGGTGGCAAAATATGAAGCCGAAGAGCATCTTGTGGCGAACGAAAATCTCGAAAAACCCGAAAGATGTTTTGCGTGCTATAAATTACGTTTAGAGAAAACTGCCCAGATTGCGGCCGCGAAAAACTATAAATATTTCACCACCACTTTATTGGTTAGTCCTTATCAGAATTTAGACAAAGTTCGCCAAATCGGTGGGGAATTAGCTCAAAAATATCATTTAGAATTTATTGATCGAGATTTTGTTAGCCAATTTCGCCAAGGTCACCAAAAAGCTCATGATTTGGGTTTATATTGCCAAAAATACTGCGGCTGTTTTTATAGTTTAAAAAATAAATCTTAA
- the ruvB gene encoding Holliday junction branch migration DNA helicase RuvB, translating to MAIKKEKKRLVSGKLKPDEIPADSSLRPSTLAQFAGQDNIKENLKIMLEAARKRKEPLEHILLYGPAGIGKTSMAQIMAHEMSANIKITSGPTLDRPGDLASILTSLSDFDILFIDEIHRLGRLIEELLYPAMEDYALDIIIGKGPSAKTLRLELPKFTVIGATTKIGGISSPLRDRFGAIFKLDYYKIKDVKRILKRAAKILRIPIDNTSIILIAKSARRTPRIANRILRRVRDYAQVRHQGKITPEICLKALKMLQIDSIGLDKADRKLLEILIKKFSGGPVGLETLAAASSEDIANIEEVYEPYLMRLGFLKRTPKGRMATSKAFEYLGFKCPQEVSKKAQKEKISRRQKKLFK from the coding sequence ATGGCAATCAAAAAAGAAAAAAAACGTTTAGTAAGTGGTAAATTAAAACCCGATGAAATCCCGGCCGATTCATCTTTGAGACCTAGCACTTTAGCGCAATTTGCCGGACAGGACAATATTAAAGAAAATTTAAAAATTATGCTCGAGGCGGCTAGAAAAAGAAAAGAGCCTTTAGAGCATATTCTTTTATATGGTCCAGCCGGAATTGGCAAAACCAGTATGGCGCAAATTATGGCGCATGAAATGTCTGCCAATATTAAAATTACTTCGGGTCCCACTCTGGATCGGCCCGGAGATTTAGCTTCGATATTAACCAGTTTGTCAGATTTTGACATTTTGTTTATTGATGAAATCCATCGACTTGGTCGTTTGATTGAAGAATTGCTTTACCCGGCGATGGAAGATTATGCCTTAGATATAATAATAGGAAAAGGACCATCTGCTAAAACCTTGCGGTTAGAACTGCCCAAGTTTACCGTCATTGGCGCCACCACTAAAATCGGCGGGATTTCTTCGCCTTTGCGCGACCGGTTTGGCGCAATTTTTAAGCTAGATTATTATAAAATCAAAGATGTCAAAAGGATCTTAAAGCGCGCCGCTAAAATTTTAAGGATTCCAATTGATAATACTTCAATCATATTAATTGCCAAAAGTGCCCGCAGGACCCCTAGAATCGCCAACCGAATTTTACGCCGTGTCCGAGATTATGCCCAGGTTAGGCACCAAGGCAAAATCACTCCAGAAATTTGTCTTAAAGCCTTAAAAATGCTCCAAATTGATAGTATTGGTTTGGATAAAGCTGATCGAAAATTATTAGAAATATTAATTAAAAAATTTTCAGGCGGACCGGTAGGTTTGGAAACATTAGCTGCCGCCTCTTCTGAAGATATTGCCAACATTGAAGAAGTCTATGAACCATATTTAATGCGTTTAGGCTTTTTAAAGCGAACTCCCAAGGGCCGTATGGCGACTAGCAAAGCCTTTGAATATTTAGGTTTTAAATGTCCTCAAGAAGTTAGCAAAAAAGCTCAAAAAGAAAAAATTAGCCGTCGTCAGAAAAAATTGTTCAAATAA
- a CDS encoding tyrosine/phenylalanine carboxypeptidase domain-containing protein: MKSFEKTMLKLNREKLDARWGKRLADIASQFLLLANVKPKNLDAEKKDFLSGKIENPHFKYETDPKLKVYLKLIDVFLSDLKNEKNRIIKKLYADRLLELKMQIELVQAIGINDEQVSKISESLFGKPNTDDILKAQKIFKARKKIKSRNFDATTIKKVFEKALSHYHLRHWNVVIDQKFSLAITVSVINEGQYSPRIIIPYSHRVSKIRLQQLVAHEIETHVLRQQNGWNSNLSILSMPLGCKNFLTCEEGLAVLNGKCRFPKTGSEALSILAFHLSKNLNFRETFEKLKSKGIKKDLAWRRTARIFRGITDCQNTHNFRFWYDNIYWQGLKKVTNNLHQHPQNFKNLYCGKTNLEDLDSILNLAENTKIKLLPENLEVEQLLSRI, encoded by the coding sequence TTGAAGAGCTTTGAAAAAACCATGCTAAAATTAAATCGTGAAAAATTAGATGCAAGGTGGGGAAAAAGATTAGCAGATATCGCCTCGCAGTTTTTATTATTAGCTAACGTAAAACCTAAAAATTTAGATGCTGAAAAAAAAGATTTTCTTTCTGGAAAGATTGAAAACCCGCATTTTAAATATGAAACCGATCCAAAATTAAAAGTTTATTTAAAATTAATTGATGTTTTCCTCAGTGATTTAAAAAATGAAAAAAATCGAATTATTAAAAAATTGTATGCTGACAGATTATTAGAATTAAAAATGCAAATTGAATTAGTTCAGGCAATCGGCATTAATGACGAACAAGTTTCTAAAATATCTGAAAGTTTATTCGGCAAACCTAACACCGATGATATTTTAAAGGCCCAAAAGATTTTTAAAGCTCGTAAAAAGATTAAATCTCGTAATTTTGACGCCACTACCATTAAAAAAGTTTTTGAAAAAGCACTTAGCCATTATCATCTTCGACACTGGAACGTGGTTATTGATCAAAAATTTTCACTTGCCATAACCGTAAGCGTGATTAATGAGGGTCAGTATAGCCCTCGAATTATAATCCCTTATTCTCATCGAGTTTCTAAAATTAGACTTCAACAATTAGTTGCCCATGAAATTGAAACCCATGTTTTGCGTCAACAAAATGGTTGGAATTCAAACTTATCTATTTTAAGTATGCCCTTGGGATGTAAAAATTTTTTAACTTGCGAAGAAGGTTTGGCGGTTTTGAATGGCAAATGCAGATTCCCAAAAACTGGCTCCGAGGCTTTGAGCATTTTAGCTTTTCACCTTTCTAAAAATTTAAACTTTCGCGAAACTTTTGAAAAATTAAAATCTAAAGGCATAAAAAAAGATTTAGCTTGGCGCCGGACTGCTCGAATTTTTCGCGGCATTACAGATTGTCAAAATACACATAATTTTCGTTTTTGGTATGATAATATATATTGGCAAGGTCTAAAAAAAGTTACCAATAATCTGCATCAACATCCTCAAAATTTTAAAAATTTATATTGTGGAAAAACAAATTTAGAAGATTTAGACTCAATCTTAAACTTAGCCGAAAATACTAAAATAAAATTATTACCGGAAAATTTAGAAGTTGAACAATTATTATCAAGGATATAA
- the queA gene encoding tRNA preQ1(34) S-adenosylmethionine ribosyltransferase-isomerase QueA: MKTADFDFELPKNLIAQKPIKPRENCRLMILNRQTGKISEDYFYNLPLFLKKGDVLVFNDSKVIPARLIGKRVQTGGKIEILLLRDCGKAGWEALISGHRRRVGQKIEFSKGLVGEIVKPEKEGKWQILFNLGGKKFQEILFKIGKTPTPPYIKKMTPLPDYQTVYAKNLGSVAAPTAGFHFSKKLINKLKKQKIDFEFVTLHIGLGTFAPIRKKNIKNHYLHSEWANLSKEVARRLNKAKKNGQRIIVVGTTTARVLETAANQKNQLLPYSGQTQLFIFPCYKFKFIDSLITNFHLPKSSLLLLVSAFAGQELIKKTYQLAIKKKYRFYSFGDAMFII, from the coding sequence ATGAAAACTGCAGATTTCGATTTTGAGTTACCGAAAAATTTAATTGCTCAAAAACCAATAAAACCTCGCGAAAATTGTCGCTTGATGATTCTAAATCGCCAAACCGGCAAAATTTCAGAGGATTATTTTTATAATTTACCACTTTTTTTAAAAAAAGGCGATGTATTAGTTTTTAATGATTCCAAAGTTATTCCCGCCAGGTTAATCGGCAAGCGAGTCCAAACCGGTGGTAAAATTGAAATTTTATTATTAAGAGATTGCGGCAAGGCAGGCTGGGAAGCGTTAATTTCTGGACATCGGCGGCGGGTGGGGCAGAAAATTGAATTTTCAAAAGGTTTGGTGGGCGAGATTGTAAAACCTGAAAAAGAGGGGAAATGGCAAATTTTATTTAATCTTGGTGGTAAAAAATTTCAAGAAATATTATTTAAAATTGGCAAAACTCCAACTCCGCCGTACATTAAAAAAATGACTCCCCTTCCCGATTATCAAACTGTATATGCGAAAAATTTAGGCTCAGTCGCCGCGCCGACAGCGGGTTTCCATTTTTCTAAAAAATTAATAAATAAATTAAAAAAACAAAAAATTGATTTTGAATTTGTGACTTTGCATATAGGTTTAGGAACCTTTGCGCCAATTCGCAAAAAAAATATCAAAAATCATTATCTGCATTCAGAATGGGCAAATCTATCAAAAGAGGTCGCCAGACGCTTAAATAAAGCCAAGAAAAATGGCCAAAGAATTATTGTGGTTGGCACCACCACGGCTCGAGTTTTAGAAACTGCCGCAAATCAAAAAAATCAGCTCCTGCCCTATTCTGGACAAACGCAATTATTTATCTTTCCCTGTTATAAATTTAAATTTATTGACAGTCTGATTACTAATTTTCATTTGCCAAAATCAAGTTTATTGTTGTTAGTTTCTGCTTTTGCCGGTCAAGAATTGATCAAAAAAACCTATCAGCTGGCGATTAAGAAAAAATATCGGTTCTATTCTTTTGGCGACGCGATGTTTATTATATAA
- a CDS encoding lamin tail domain-containing protein encodes MLKKRTQFNFFGLILIFILVFLVFPQNSKAQAQNSSAGHLLISEVFYDTPGTDADEEWLEIFNPLSTDINLENWKLTDLSETFIFPAGVKIGAHKFLTIARKKNGFENLYHFTPDFENSPLSLSNTGDLVILKDSANLEIDMVVWEKEYCPTPDTCFDPHPGVPTGHSLTRMPVNEDSDDFAMDFIDEANPSPGTAPVNLDEAAEITGNSAKLNWTKSLDANFFQYQILQATSSTGPTSLIITIDNLDQTQYLLSDLDPGQTYYLTIKTIALEPKKISISNQISFGTFFIPIYNVIISEILPHPATDTDDEFIELYNSGTKTIDLSGWYLDDGEGGSTPFLIPDNTQILPGRFLVFYKKETKISLNDSGDVARLLWPNFGQASSSAKYVLAPEGQSWAKSGTSWFWTTKITPNAKNIIQEIQTVPTISTILNAKKLAKGKPILVEGLVTVLPGTFSKLYFYLQDETSGIQIYFSKKLFPNLKIGDKIRVSGEISESGGEKRIKIREPGDIIILGSFGTPAAKNIKSGDVGEYSGQLVQIKGKIISSSGNTFYIDDGSGKVRIYISTSAGFKKPKMQKGDWVQITGIISKTSAGFRLMPRFLADIKIILNVQGKNTKEKTGETNQNSLLGAKTAKAAPSDLAIGTDNRVKSNGAISNLGWILAIAGSSLLIIFVGFQIWRNKIAKNF; translated from the coding sequence ATGCTCAAAAAGCGAACTCAATTTAATTTTTTTGGGCTAATTTTAATCTTTATTTTAGTATTTTTAGTTTTTCCTCAAAATTCTAAAGCCCAAGCCCAAAACTCGAGTGCTGGTCACTTGTTAATTTCTGAGGTTTTTTATGATACTCCGGGCACAGATGCTGATGAGGAGTGGCTCGAAATTTTTAATCCGCTCTCAACAGATATTAATCTTGAGAACTGGAAATTAACAGATTTGTCCGAGACTTTTATTTTTCCGGCGGGAGTAAAAATTGGTGCTCACAAATTTTTAACAATTGCCAGGAAGAAAAATGGTTTTGAAAATTTATATCATTTTACCCCAGACTTTGAAAATTCCCCACTTAGTCTTTCTAACACCGGCGATTTAGTGATTTTAAAGGATAGTGCAAATTTAGAAATTGATATGGTGGTATGGGAAAAAGAATATTGCCCAACCCCTGATACTTGTTTTGATCCCCACCCAGGCGTTCCCACAGGACATTCTTTAACAAGGATGCCAGTCAATGAAGATTCTGATGATTTTGCGATGGATTTTATAGATGAGGCAAATCCATCACCGGGAACCGCACCAGTCAATTTGGATGAAGCCGCGGAAATTACTGGTAATTCCGCAAAACTAAATTGGACAAAGAGTCTTGATGCAAACTTTTTCCAATACCAAATCTTGCAAGCTACTTCTTCCACCGGACCAACTAGTCTTATTATCACAATTGATAATCTTGACCAAACCCAATATCTACTTTCAGATTTAGATCCTGGTCAAACATATTATCTGACCATTAAAACCATTGCCCTTGAGCCTAAAAAAATTAGTATTTCTAATCAAATTTCTTTTGGCACTTTCTTTATTCCTATATATAATGTCATAATATCTGAAATTTTGCCCCACCCAGCCACTGATACAGATGATGAGTTTATTGAATTATATAATTCCGGCACAAAAACCATTGATCTTTCTGGTTGGTATTTGGATGATGGCGAGGGCGGGAGCACGCCATTTTTAATTCCCGACAATACCCAAATTTTGCCTGGTCGTTTTCTAGTTTTTTACAAAAAAGAAACCAAAATTTCCCTAAATGATTCGGGTGATGTTGCCAGATTATTATGGCCTAATTTTGGCCAAGCTTCGTCATCGGCAAAATACGTTTTAGCTCCTGAAGGCCAAAGTTGGGCAAAATCTGGAACAAGTTGGTTTTGGACGACAAAAATTACTCCAAATGCTAAGAATATCATTCAGGAAATCCAAACCGTCCCAACCATCTCCACGATTTTAAATGCTAAAAAATTAGCCAAAGGCAAACCGATCTTAGTTGAAGGATTAGTCACAGTTTTGCCGGGCACTTTTTCTAAATTATATTTTTATCTTCAAGACGAAACTTCAGGAATTCAAATTTATTTTTCTAAAAAACTTTTTCCCAATTTAAAAATTGGCGATAAAATTAGGGTCTCAGGTGAAATTTCCGAATCTGGTGGGGAAAAACGCATTAAAATTCGCGAACCTGGCGATATTATTATTCTTGGTTCTTTTGGTACTCCGGCGGCGAAAAATATTAAATCAGGTGATGTGGGAGAATATTCAGGACAATTAGTCCAAATTAAGGGTAAGATTATTTCATCATCAGGCAATACTTTTTATATAGATGATGGCTCAGGAAAAGTTCGAATTTATATTTCAACTTCAGCTGGCTTTAAAAAGCCAAAAATGCAAAAAGGAGATTGGGTTCAAATCACCGGCATAATTTCCAAAACCTCGGCTGGTTTTAGGTTAATGCCCAGATTTTTAGCTGATATTAAAATTATTTTAAATGTTCAAGGTAAAAATACAAAAGAAAAAACCGGGGAAACTAATCAAAATTCATTACTCGGGGCGAAAACTGCCAAAGCCGCACCTTCAGATCTTGCAATTGGGACTGATAATAGGGTAAAATCTAATGGTGCAATTTCAAATTTAGGCTGGATCTTGGCCATTGCAGGTTCCAGCTTATTAATTATTTTTGTCGGATTTCAAATTTGGAGAAATAAAATTGCAAAAAATTTCTAA
- a CDS encoding ATP-grasp domain-containing protein, which translates to MKIAILGAGGAPESTRLKEEAEKRGHSADLVGYKQFSIKYEPKLVINIDGEDLAQKYDLLLPRGVTKHPEEAQILAKYMLENGRLVIDQRLAKQPFFLGKHFTSFQFAKNHLPQPETWYFMAKKISPEKFNNLPYPIIIKHNLGKQSKDIYLINNFGEAEKFFQNHLVDNYLIQEFIPTNSYIRILVVGNKVLGAMVRTKAHGIPLAGQNASSGVHSKSYPMNPKLAKLAIAANQAEKNDISGVDVLEHKGKYYLLEANRGPMFKSFEKITGINVAKKIIEYFEEL; encoded by the coding sequence GTGAAAATTGCAATTTTAGGAGCGGGCGGCGCGCCAGAATCTACCAGGTTGAAAGAGGAAGCAGAAAAAAGAGGGCACTCAGCCGATCTTGTCGGTTACAAACAATTTTCAATTAAATATGAACCTAAACTTGTAATAAATATTGACGGTGAAGATTTAGCCCAAAAATATGATTTACTATTACCACGCGGCGTCACTAAGCACCCCGAAGAAGCTCAAATTTTGGCTAAATATATGTTGGAAAATGGTAGATTAGTTATTGATCAACGCTTAGCCAAACAGCCATTTTTCCTAGGAAAACATTTTACCAGTTTTCAATTTGCTAAAAATCATCTCCCTCAGCCTGAGACTTGGTATTTTATGGCAAAAAAAATCTCTCCAGAAAAATTTAACAATCTCCCCTATCCAATTATTATTAAACATAATTTGGGCAAGCAGAGTAAGGATATTTATCTGATTAACAATTTCGGCGAAGCTGAAAAATTTTTCCAAAATCATTTAGTCGATAATTATCTTATTCAGGAATTTATTCCCACCAATAGTTATATTCGAATTCTTGTTGTTGGCAATAAGGTATTAGGTGCGATGGTTAGAACTAAGGCTCATGGAATTCCCTTGGCTGGTCAAAATGCCAGTTCTGGTGTGCATTCAAAAAGTTACCCGATGAATCCAAAATTAGCCAAATTAGCCATTGCTGCGAACCAAGCGGAAAAAAATGATATTTCGGGCGTTGATGTTTTAGAGCATAAAGGGAAATACTATTTATTAGAAGCTAATCGCGGGCCAATGTTCAAGTCTTTTGAAAAAATTACTGGTATTAATGTTGCTAAAAAAATAATTGAATATTTTGAAGAGCTTTGA
- the ruvA gene encoding Holliday junction branch migration protein RuvA — MIITMAGKIDFVGPNFVILETADTGFKIFANSQTLTGIKTGKRSKLYLHHYLRENCEDLFGFLTFEELELFELLLTVSGIGPKAAMAILSRAKCGQIKNAILNNDLEMFMAISGVGRKTATRLILELKSKISVDDLSILDAGGDYSEVLEGLKSLGYKAEEAKKILAKTPKNLKTAEEKITWALKQMAK; from the coding sequence ATGATTATTACCATGGCTGGTAAAATAGATTTTGTTGGTCCAAACTTTGTGATTCTAGAAACTGCCGATACTGGCTTTAAAATTTTTGCAAATTCCCAAACTTTGACTGGCATAAAAACTGGAAAAAGAAGTAAATTATATTTGCATCATTATCTGCGGGAAAATTGCGAAGATCTATTTGGATTTTTAACTTTTGAGGAATTGGAATTATTTGAATTATTGCTCACAGTTTCTGGAATTGGGCCAAAAGCGGCCATGGCAATCTTGAGCCGAGCCAAATGCGGACAAATTAAAAACGCAATTTTAAACAATGATTTAGAAATGTTTATGGCAATTTCTGGCGTGGGTCGAAAAACTGCCACCAGATTAATCCTCGAACTTAAAAGTAAAATCTCAGTTGACGATTTGAGCATTTTAGACGCTGGTGGGGATTATAGTGAAGTTTTAGAAGGTCTCAAGTCATTGGGTTATAAAGCCGAAGAAGCCAAAAAAATCTTAGCCAAAACTCCTAAAAACTTAAAAACCGCCGAAGAAAAAATTACTTGGGCATTAAAGCAAATGGCAAAATAA